The segment ttgaattcttTAACAACTCATTCTATGAGTTTTAAGGTAAACTTacgttaaaaaattattcaatgatTGGTACAACAAAGTTTCCCAGAAAATCAGCACTTCAAATTGCAGCATCAAACACCCATTAAACAACTCGAATGGAGGCATAAAGCAATACGCCAATGATGCATTTAGAAATAAAAGTGAGAATATTTCAACAGTAACTAGTGCTGTTAATCAGTAGATTAGTTAAAGCAGTGTGCTTAGCCTGCGTACATCAAAATGGTACATATTTCAACATTTATAATCAAATCCACTCTCAGTACACCTCCAAAGAAAATGCTCTCTAGCTTTCCACTTCCTAACCAGGGTAGCAAACCCCTGGAGCCTCGGCTCGTGCCGTGAATAAACCTTGATCTACAAAAGGATTTTGAACTGAATCACAATCATTGTCCCAGTTTAACCCCAAGTCAGCATAGCAGCTTGTCTCCAGTTCATCAATAAGTTCTGAATTGTAGTAGTCCAAAAGGTCTATGTCCTGGAGCCCAATACTCTCGGTATAAGCACATCCGACTTGAGAACCCAAGGAGGAATCACCTACTGTAAATATCTTTTGTTGGATGGGTTCACAGTCGTTCAAGCAATTCAGACCAACCATCTGATTCTTCATGCCAACTTTGAAGCTGGAGATGGCATCTGAGGTCTCTGGATTTACAATCTGGCTATGGTTGCTTCTGGATTGAGAGCGCATAGGCGTGATCATTACAGAGCCGGGCTTATCTCTTTCTGGGACTGCAGTTCCCGGACCAACAGAATAAGCAGAACATTGGAGATCAACTTGGACAAGATGCTGTGGAGCAGACTGCAGTGCATGGCTAAAGTCATCTTCTAGTAGAGCATACGGCTCAGGCTCTTGTTTTGGCGGCTGTTTGAATTGCTCCATTGGGACTTCATTCCACTTCTGGCTGGTCGTATTTGACTGACTTGATTGGTAGTTGAAAGGATGGGAAAGAATGGTTTGAGAACTAACATTTGCCCTCTGACTGTCAAGGAAATTACTTGTTGAAGTTTCTTTGAGATCCATGGGCAAAATCGAAACTGTACCTTTCTTATCAGCTTCACGACAGATTCTTGTGCCCATGTCTATGAGAAGCATATTGTTGCCTGTGTATTTGAGATCGCAGTTAGCTGCATCTTTTGGGTGAATCAGAGTAGAGGTTTGAAAGCCTAAACTTCCAGCAGGACAAGTGAAATCTTGCTGCTTCATCCCTTCAGAAGTTTTTAGTTCATTCTCCTTCTGCAACCTACTTAGGTAGAGCCGGTACTTCTGTACAAAAGATAAAATTTCTCAGAGAAAATCCCCTGGCAGGCAACCATTTCAAACAGAGTcaataaagaataatttaaatctTGTTTGCTTTTGTATTGAAGTAATGGTCATTTCTGCCAATGTTGTGTTCAGGGTCTTTATCTTCCTGTCAAATGGACAGCAAGGAATTACTCAATCCCCTATAAATACGGTCCTGAACGCTTGTATATCTGGAACTTGGAGAAAACAACTTGCATAGCCAAACCCGATTAGTCAGGGTGTAGCTTTTTTGGTTTCTAGTCCAAACTCCTAATGGGGAACTTGGGAGCAAAACAACTTGCATAGCCAAACCCGACTACTTGGGTTGTAGCCTTTTTTGGGTTGTGCTTGTAGTCCAACCTCTTAATGGATCTTTGCCTTCAAATATTATGGgggttaaaaaagaaagacaaa is part of the Vitis riparia cultivar Riparia Gloire de Montpellier isolate 1030 chromosome 17, EGFV_Vit.rip_1.0, whole genome shotgun sequence genome and harbors:
- the LOC117934487 gene encoding two-component response regulator ORR26-like isoform X2 produces the protein MESGFCSPRTEAFPAGLRVLVVDDDPTWLKILEKMLKKCSYEVTTCCLARDALNMLRERKDGFDIVISDVNMPDMDGFKLLEHVGLEMDLPVIMMSVDGETSRVMKGVQHGACDYLLKPVRMKELKNIWQHVFRKKIHEGKDVESYECMREIQMIMSRSDEFDDGHQLNGGELGATRKRKDMENRRHDDQELVDPSSSKKARVVWSIDLHQKFVDAVNQIGFDKVGPKKILDLMNVPWLTRENVASHLQKYRLYLSRLQKENELKTSEGMKQQDFTCPAGSLGFQTSTLIHPKDAANCDLKYTGNNMLLIDMGTRICREADKKGTVSILPMDLKETSTSNFLDSQRANVSSQTILSHPFNYQSSQSNTTSQKWNEVPMEQFKQPPKQEPEPYALLEDDFSHALQSAPQHLVQVDLQCSAYSVGPGTAVPERDKPGSVMITPMRSQSRSNHSQIVNPETSDAISSFKVGMKNQMVGLNCLNDCEPIQQKIFTVGDSSLGSQVGCAYTESIGLQDIDLLDYYNSELIDELETSCYADLGLNWDNDCDSVQNPFVDQGLFTARAEAPGVCYPG
- the LOC117934487 gene encoding two-component response regulator ORR26-like isoform X1, which gives rise to MESGFCSPRTEAFPAGLRVLVVDDDPTWLKILEKMLKKCSYEVTTCCLARDALNMLRERKDGFDIVISDVNMPDMDGFKLLEHVGLEMDLPVIMMSVDGETSRVMKGVQHGACDYLLKPVRMKELKNIWQHVFRKKIHEGKDVESYECMREIQMIMSRSDEFDDGHQLNGGELGATRKRKDMENRRHDDQELVDPSSSKKARVVWSIDLHQKFVDAVNQIGFDILMIIHLTEVGPKKILDLMNVPWLTRENVASHLQKYRLYLSRLQKENELKTSEGMKQQDFTCPAGSLGFQTSTLIHPKDAANCDLKYTGNNMLLIDMGTRICREADKKGTVSILPMDLKETSTSNFLDSQRANVSSQTILSHPFNYQSSQSNTTSQKWNEVPMEQFKQPPKQEPEPYALLEDDFSHALQSAPQHLVQVDLQCSAYSVGPGTAVPERDKPGSVMITPMRSQSRSNHSQIVNPETSDAISSFKVGMKNQMVGLNCLNDCEPIQQKIFTVGDSSLGSQVGCAYTESIGLQDIDLLDYYNSELIDELETSCYADLGLNWDNDCDSVQNPFVDQGLFTARAEAPGVCYPG
- the LOC117934487 gene encoding two-component response regulator ORR26-like isoform X3, translated to MESGFCSPRTEAFPAGLRVLVVDDDPTWLKILEKMLKKCSYEVTTCCLARDALNMLRERKDGFDIVISDVNMPDMDGFKLLEHVGLEMDLPVIMMSVDGETSRVMKGVQHGACDYLLKPVRMKELKNIWQHVFRKKIHEGKDVESYECMREIQMIMSRSDEFDDGHQLNGGELGATRKRKDMENRRHDDQELVDPSSSKKARVVWSIDLHQKFVDAVNQIGFDIGPKKILDLMNVPWLTRENVASHLQKYRLYLSRLQKENELKTSEGMKQQDFTCPAGSLGFQTSTLIHPKDAANCDLKYTGNNMLLIDMGTRICREADKKGTVSILPMDLKETSTSNFLDSQRANVSSQTILSHPFNYQSSQSNTTSQKWNEVPMEQFKQPPKQEPEPYALLEDDFSHALQSAPQHLVQVDLQCSAYSVGPGTAVPERDKPGSVMITPMRSQSRSNHSQIVNPETSDAISSFKVGMKNQMVGLNCLNDCEPIQQKIFTVGDSSLGSQVGCAYTESIGLQDIDLLDYYNSELIDELETSCYADLGLNWDNDCDSVQNPFVDQGLFTARAEAPGVCYPG